In Vibrio sp. 10N, the following proteins share a genomic window:
- the ileS gene encoding isoleucine--tRNA ligase yields MSEYKDTLNLPETGFPMRGNLANREPEMLKRWYKEDLYGEIRKAKKGKKSFVLHDGPPYANGDIHIGHALNKILKDIIIKSKTLSGFDAPYIPGWDCHGLPIELMVEKKVGKPGQKVTAAEFREKCRQYAAGQVEGQKESFKRLGILGEWDKPYRTMDFATEANIIRALGKIADNGHLLKGFKPVHWCTDCGSALAEAEVEYKDKVSPSIDVRFKAADEAALLSKFALSEGHEGQGDISIVIWTTTPWTLPANRAVCLRDDLEYVLIQTEGDNPERIIVASELAKDVMDRAGIEHFHNLGFAKGADLELSQFNHPFYDFTVPAILGDHVTTESGTGVVHTAPGHGQEDFAVGQKYDLEVANPVGSNGVYLPDTELFAGQHVFKANDAVVEVLKEKGALLHHHAYEHSYPHCWRHKTPIIFRATPQWFVSMDQAGLRAKALESIKGVEWMPEWGQSRIEGMIEGRPEWCISRQRTWGVPIALFVHKETAELHPNTLELIEKVAQLVEEKGIQAWWDVEIAELLGDDADQYEKVLDTLDVWFDSGVTHYSVVDSREEFNGNSADLYLEGSDQHRGWFQSSLISSIAMKDEAPYKQVLTHGFVVDGHGRKMSKSIGNVVAPKDVTNKLGADILRLWVASTDYTGEVAVSDEILKRSADAYRRIRNTARFFLANLNGFNPETDLVPAEEMVALDRWAVGRALAAQEEIVKAYDEYNTHGVTQRLMQFCSIEMGSFYLDVIKDRQYTAKLGGHAQRSCQTALYYIVEALVRWMAPIMSFTADEIWNEMPGQREKFVFAGEWFEGLFGLAEGEELNNEFWAEIQTVRDAVNKQLEAARSEKTIGGALQAEITLFADDALQAKLNKLEDELRFVLLTSAATVKSASEKTDAAKATDLEGLFVEVAATENEKCDRCWHHTPDVGTIAGHEKICGRCASNVDGEGEVRKFA; encoded by the coding sequence ATGAGTGAGTATAAAGATACCCTGAACCTACCTGAAACAGGGTTTCCAATGCGCGGCAACCTGGCCAATCGTGAGCCAGAAATGCTTAAGCGTTGGTACAAAGAAGATCTTTACGGTGAGATCCGTAAAGCTAAAAAAGGCAAAAAATCCTTCGTTCTACACGATGGCCCTCCATATGCGAATGGTGACATTCACATTGGTCACGCTCTAAACAAGATTCTTAAAGACATTATTATTAAATCCAAAACACTTTCAGGTTTTGACGCACCATATATTCCTGGTTGGGATTGCCACGGTCTACCTATCGAATTGATGGTAGAGAAGAAAGTAGGCAAACCAGGCCAAAAAGTGACGGCGGCAGAGTTCCGTGAGAAATGTCGTCAGTACGCGGCAGGTCAGGTTGAAGGTCAGAAAGAGAGCTTCAAGCGTTTGGGTATTCTTGGTGAGTGGGACAAGCCTTACCGCACTATGGACTTTGCAACTGAAGCAAACATCATTCGTGCACTAGGTAAGATTGCTGATAACGGCCACCTACTAAAAGGTTTTAAACCAGTTCACTGGTGTACCGACTGTGGCTCAGCACTTGCTGAAGCAGAAGTTGAGTACAAAGATAAAGTGTCTCCTTCTATCGACGTACGCTTTAAAGCGGCCGACGAAGCGGCGCTTTTGTCTAAATTTGCACTAAGCGAAGGTCATGAAGGTCAAGGTGACATCTCAATTGTTATCTGGACAACAACGCCATGGACACTGCCTGCGAACCGCGCGGTATGTCTACGCGACGATCTTGAGTACGTACTTATCCAAACTGAAGGCGACAACCCTGAGCGTATTATCGTGGCTTCTGAGCTAGCGAAAGACGTGATGGATCGTGCGGGTATCGAGCATTTCCACAACCTTGGTTTTGCCAAAGGTGCGGATCTAGAACTTTCTCAGTTCAACCACCCATTCTACGATTTCACTGTTCCGGCGATCCTAGGCGATCACGTAACGACAGAATCAGGTACCGGTGTGGTTCACACAGCGCCTGGTCACGGTCAAGAAGACTTCGCGGTTGGTCAAAAATACGATCTAGAAGTAGCAAACCCAGTAGGCTCAAACGGCGTTTACTTGCCTGACACTGAGCTATTTGCCGGTCAGCACGTGTTTAAAGCTAACGATGCGGTTGTAGAAGTACTGAAAGAAAAAGGTGCGCTACTTCATCATCACGCTTACGAGCACAGCTACCCACACTGCTGGCGCCATAAAACGCCAATCATCTTCCGTGCAACACCTCAGTGGTTCGTATCTATGGACCAAGCGGGTCTACGTGCGAAAGCACTAGAGTCTATCAAAGGTGTTGAGTGGATGCCTGAGTGGGGTCAAAGCCGTATCGAAGGTATGATCGAAGGTCGCCCTGAGTGGTGTATCTCTCGTCAACGTACTTGGGGTGTGCCAATCGCTCTGTTCGTTCACAAAGAGACAGCTGAACTTCATCCAAACACGCTAGAGCTGATTGAAAAAGTCGCTCAACTAGTGGAAGAGAAAGGCATTCAAGCTTGGTGGGATGTAGAAATTGCAGAACTACTGGGCGACGACGCTGACCAGTACGAGAAAGTTCTGGATACACTCGACGTGTGGTTCGACTCTGGTGTGACGCACTACTCGGTTGTTGATTCTCGTGAAGAATTTAACGGCAACAGTGCAGACCTATACCTAGAAGGTTCTGACCAACACCGTGGCTGGTTCCAGTCTTCGCTAATTTCATCTATCGCGATGAAAGACGAAGCACCATACAAGCAAGTGCTAACGCACGGCTTCGTGGTTGATGGTCACGGCCGTAAGATGTCTAAGTCAATCGGTAACGTTGTTGCGCCAAAAGATGTGACTAACAAGCTAGGTGCAGACATCCTGCGTCTATGGGTAGCGTCGACTGACTACACGGGTGAAGTGGCGGTTTCTGATGAAATCCTAAAACGCTCTGCAGATGCTTACCGTCGTATCCGTAACACGGCTCGCTTCTTCCTAGCAAACCTAAACGGTTTCAACCCAGAAACTGACCTAGTACCAGCAGAAGAAATGGTGGCACTGGATCGTTGGGCGGTAGGTCGCGCGCTAGCGGCTCAAGAAGAGATCGTAAAAGCATACGATGAGTACAACACGCACGGCGTGACTCAGCGTCTAATGCAGTTCTGCTCTATCGAAATGGGCTCGTTCTACCTAGACGTGATTAAAGACCGTCAGTACACAGCGAAACTGGGCGGCCACGCACAGCGCAGCTGTCAGACAGCGCTTTACTACATCGTTGAAGCATTGGTTCGTTGGATGGCACCTATCATGTCGTTCACGGCTGACGAAATCTGGAACGAAATGCCAGGTCAACGCGAGAAGTTCGTGTTCGCAGGTGAGTGGTTCGAAGGCCTGTTCGGTCTTGCTGAAGGTGAAGAACTGAACAACGAATTCTGGGCTGAAATCCAAACGGTTCGTGATGCAGTAAACAAGCAGCTAGAAGCGGCGCGTAGCGAGAAAACCATCGGTGGTGCACTACAGGCTGAAATCACCCTGTTTGCTGATGATGCACTTCAGGCGAAGCTGAACAAGCTAGAAGACGAACTGCGTTTCGTACTACTAACGTCAGCAGCAACGGTTAAGTCTGCATCAGAGAAGACTGACGCTGCTAAAGCTACCGATTTAGAAGGTCTATTCGTTGAAGTTGCTGCAACAGAAAACGAGAAGTGTGATCGCTGTTGGCACCATACTCCAGACGTAGGCACCATCGCAGGTCACGAGAAGATTTGTGGTCGCTGTGCATCTAACGTTGATGGTGAAGGCGAAGTTCGTAAGTTCGCTTAA
- the ribF gene encoding bifunctional riboflavin kinase/FAD synthetase has translation MELIRGIHNLKNQHHGCVLTIGNFDGVHLGHQRVLSQVKQRASQLGLPAVVMTFEPQPMELFAKDKAPARLTRLRDKYELLEKMELDRLLCVNFNQRFASLTPESFIRDLLVDKLGVKFLVIGDDFRFGKGREGNFEMLQKAGEEFGFEVVNTASFRVETTRVSSTAIRQALANDELDVSAEMLGRHYTLSGRVAHGQKLARGFGFPTANISLKRYVVPVRGVYAVQVFGVDDKPLPGIANIGKKPTVAGTTPDLEVHIFDYEGNLYGQQIEVALLHKIRDEKKFESLELLKQQIELDADVARVWLHQFKG, from the coding sequence ATGGAACTCATTCGAGGCATACATAACCTTAAAAATCAGCACCATGGCTGCGTTTTAACCATCGGCAATTTTGACGGTGTCCACCTAGGGCATCAGCGAGTGTTGAGTCAGGTAAAACAGAGAGCGTCGCAGCTCGGTTTGCCAGCGGTTGTGATGACATTCGAACCACAACCTATGGAGCTGTTTGCCAAAGATAAAGCACCAGCACGCTTGACTCGTCTACGTGATAAGTACGAACTGCTTGAAAAAATGGAGCTGGATCGCCTGCTGTGCGTGAACTTTAATCAACGATTTGCCAGCCTAACTCCTGAGTCTTTTATTCGAGACTTGTTGGTAGACAAATTGGGTGTTAAGTTCCTTGTCATTGGCGATGACTTCCGTTTTGGTAAGGGGCGCGAAGGTAACTTCGAAATGCTTCAAAAAGCGGGAGAAGAGTTTGGTTTCGAGGTGGTGAATACGGCAAGTTTTCGTGTTGAAACGACTCGAGTCAGTTCGACGGCCATTCGTCAGGCCCTTGCCAATGACGAGCTAGATGTAAGCGCAGAAATGTTGGGGCGTCATTATACTTTGTCGGGGCGTGTTGCTCACGGTCAAAAGTTAGCGCGTGGCTTTGGATTTCCAACCGCCAATATTTCACTTAAGCGTTATGTTGTGCCTGTCCGTGGCGTTTATGCGGTGCAGGTGTTTGGTGTTGATGATAAGCCGTTACCGGGCATTGCTAATATTGGCAAAAAGCCAACGGTTGCGGGGACAACACCCGATCTTGAAGTGCATATCTTTGACTACGAGGGCAACCTCTACGGTCAACAAATTGAAGTGGCACTGCTTCATAAAATCCGTGATGAGAAAAAATTCGAATCACTGGAGCTGCTTAAGCAGCAAATAGAATTGGATGCTGATGTAGCAAGGGTGTGGCTACATCAGTTTAAGGGTTAG
- the lspA gene encoding signal peptidase II — protein sequence MSETAITIRQSGVRWLWLAVVIFIADISIKLVVMDNMGYGWANRIEILPFFNLLYVHNYGAAFSFLSDQAGWQRWLFTGIAFVVTGMLTYWMSKLPAKEKWNNIAYAMIIGGAVGNVFDRVVHGFVVDYLDFYWGNYHWPAFNLADMAICIGAAMIIIDSFRNKDEK from the coding sequence ATGAGCGAAACCGCAATCACTATTCGACAATCTGGTGTTCGCTGGCTTTGGCTAGCGGTCGTGATCTTTATTGCTGATATCAGCATCAAACTCGTGGTCATGGACAATATGGGCTATGGCTGGGCGAATCGTATTGAGATTTTGCCATTCTTCAATCTGCTTTATGTTCACAATTATGGGGCTGCATTCAGCTTTCTGAGCGATCAAGCAGGTTGGCAGCGTTGGTTGTTTACAGGCATCGCGTTTGTTGTCACTGGCATGCTGACGTATTGGATGAGCAAGCTACCGGCGAAAGAGAAGTGGAATAACATCGCTTATGCGATGATCATCGGTGGTGCGGTGGGTAACGTGTTTGATCGCGTTGTTCATGGCTTTGTCGTTGACTACTTAGACTTCTACTGGGGCAATTACCATTGGCCCGCTTTCAACCTCGCTGATATGGCGATTTGCATCGGCGCTGCCATGATTATTATTGACAGCTTTCGCAATAAAGATGAAAAGTAG
- the murJ gene encoding murein biosynthesis integral membrane protein MurJ, translating into MSKRLLKSGMIVSAMTLVSRVLGLVRDVVVANLMGAGASADVFFFANKIPNFLRRLFAEGAFSQAFVPVLTEYHASGDKNKTRELIAKASGTLGVIVTIVTLLGILGSSVVTALFGFGWFLDWLNDGPAAPKFELASLMLKITFPYLWFITFVALSGAILNTLGKFAVSSFTPVFLNVMIIACAWFVSPNLAQPEIGLAIGVFLGGFVQFAFQIPFLIKEGVLVKPKWGWRDPGVTKIRTLMIPALFGVSVSQINLLFDTFIASFLATGSISWLYYSDRLLEFPLGLFGIAIATVILPALSRKHVDAHSEGFAHTMDWGVRMVILLGLPAMLGLMVLAKPMLMVLFMRGEFTPHDVEQASLSLLAYASGLLNFMLIKVLAPGYYSRQDTKTPVKYGIVAMASNMVFNAIFAYFYGYVGLAMATALSAFINMALLYRGLHRQNVYRITKKTVGFVLRLVVAVAAMVTVLQWQLQDMQQWLSWGLSERIISLTFLIVVGGVTYLVALLVLGIRPKDVKAATD; encoded by the coding sequence GTGAGTAAACGCCTTCTTAAGTCAGGCATGATTGTCAGTGCCATGACGCTGGTGTCTCGAGTATTGGGACTGGTTCGTGATGTGGTGGTGGCGAATCTAATGGGGGCAGGGGCGAGCGCTGATGTCTTCTTCTTTGCCAATAAAATCCCCAACTTTCTTAGACGTCTCTTTGCTGAAGGCGCCTTCTCTCAAGCGTTTGTACCGGTACTTACCGAATATCATGCCTCCGGGGACAAAAATAAAACGCGAGAGTTAATCGCTAAAGCATCTGGTACGTTGGGAGTGATTGTCACTATTGTGACGTTACTCGGCATCCTTGGCTCGAGTGTTGTTACCGCTTTGTTTGGCTTTGGTTGGTTTTTAGATTGGCTGAATGATGGCCCGGCTGCGCCTAAATTTGAGCTAGCCAGTCTAATGCTCAAAATCACCTTTCCTTATCTTTGGTTTATTACGTTTGTCGCACTGTCTGGGGCTATCCTCAATACGCTAGGTAAATTTGCGGTCTCGTCTTTTACTCCTGTGTTTCTCAACGTAATGATCATTGCCTGTGCATGGTTTGTGTCACCGAATCTCGCTCAGCCAGAAATTGGTTTAGCAATAGGGGTCTTTTTAGGCGGCTTTGTTCAATTTGCGTTTCAAATTCCCTTCCTTATAAAAGAGGGGGTATTGGTTAAGCCTAAATGGGGGTGGCGTGATCCGGGCGTGACTAAGATCCGCACCTTGATGATCCCAGCGCTATTTGGGGTGTCAGTCAGTCAGATCAACCTGCTGTTCGATACCTTTATTGCCAGTTTCCTTGCCACAGGCTCGATCAGTTGGCTCTACTACTCAGACCGTTTGTTGGAGTTTCCACTGGGTCTATTTGGTATTGCGATTGCTACTGTGATACTGCCTGCGCTATCACGCAAACACGTTGATGCGCATAGTGAAGGGTTTGCCCATACGATGGACTGGGGCGTGCGTATGGTTATCTTGCTCGGTTTGCCTGCGATGTTAGGGCTGATGGTCCTCGCTAAGCCGATGCTGATGGTGCTGTTCATGCGTGGTGAGTTTACCCCTCATGATGTCGAGCAAGCGTCGCTGTCATTGCTTGCTTATGCATCTGGCCTGTTGAACTTTATGTTGATCAAAGTGCTCGCGCCTGGTTACTACTCTCGTCAAGATACTAAGACGCCAGTGAAATATGGCATTGTTGCTATGGCGTCAAATATGGTCTTTAACGCAATCTTTGCTTATTTCTATGGGTATGTCGGTCTGGCAATGGCAACGGCATTGTCTGCCTTTATTAATATGGCGCTGCTGTATCGCGGGCTTCATCGTCAAAACGTGTATCGTATTACGAAGAAAACCGTAGGGTTTGTACTGCGTTTGGTTGTCGCGGTGGCGGCGATGGTGACCGTTTTACAATGGCAATTGCAGGACATGCAGCAGTGGTTAAGCTGGGGTCTATCTGAGCGTATTATCTCGCTGACTTTTCTGATTGTTGTTGGTGGCGTTACTTACTTAGTGGCATTGCTCGTTTTGGGAATTCGCCCGAAAGACGTAAAAGCAGCGACAGATTAA